From a region of the Streptomyces sp. NBC_01454 genome:
- a CDS encoding ABC transporter permease yields the protein MTPFSRPPLGRRWGHLLGAYGLLALTALLFLAFSLALPDTFPTLDNISEVLSNESIPAILALGATIPIVTAKFDLSIGYGLGLAHVMTMRLIAEEGWPWPLACLVVVLGGAVIGTFNGVVVEFAKIDSFIATLGTGSILYAVTGWLTNGARIVPGPQGLPAGFTDLYDSRFLGLPVSAFYVLALTAALWLLLERLPLGRYLYVIGSNPRAAELVGIPIRRYVISAFAGSGLVVGVAGVLLAAQQRIGNPSVGLDYLLPAFVGALLGSTAIRPGRPNALGTLVAVVILAIGLAGIGQLGAQFWVTPLFNGATLLLAVGMAGYAARRQLRRRRTEPARPRHDVPHTAP from the coding sequence ATGACGCCCTTCTCCCGTCCCCCGCTGGGCCGCCGGTGGGGTCATCTCCTCGGCGCCTACGGTCTCCTGGCCCTCACCGCGCTGCTGTTCCTGGCCTTCTCGCTGGCGCTGCCGGACACCTTTCCCACCCTGGACAACATCTCCGAGGTGCTGTCCAACGAATCGATCCCCGCCATCCTCGCGCTCGGCGCGACAATCCCCATCGTCACCGCGAAGTTCGACCTGTCCATCGGCTACGGACTGGGCCTGGCACACGTCATGACGATGCGGCTGATCGCCGAAGAAGGGTGGCCCTGGCCGCTCGCCTGCCTCGTGGTGGTGCTCGGCGGGGCGGTCATCGGCACCTTCAACGGTGTCGTCGTCGAATTCGCGAAGATCGACTCCTTTATCGCCACCCTCGGCACCGGCAGCATCCTCTACGCCGTCACCGGATGGCTCACCAACGGGGCCCGGATCGTCCCCGGCCCGCAGGGCCTGCCGGCCGGCTTCACCGACCTCTACGACTCCCGGTTCCTCGGCCTGCCGGTCTCCGCCTTCTACGTCCTCGCCCTCACCGCCGCGCTGTGGCTGCTCCTGGAGCGACTGCCCCTCGGCCGGTACCTGTACGTCATCGGCTCCAACCCCCGCGCCGCCGAACTCGTGGGCATCCCCATCCGGCGCTATGTCATCTCCGCCTTCGCCGGATCGGGCCTGGTCGTGGGCGTCGCCGGTGTGCTGCTGGCCGCACAGCAGCGGATCGGCAACCCCAGCGTCGGCCTGGACTACCTGCTGCCCGCCTTCGTCGGTGCGCTGCTCGGCTCCACCGCGATCAGACCAGGCCGCCCCAACGCCCTGGGCACCCTGGTCGCCGTCGTCATCCTCGCCATCGGTCTGGCCGGCATCGGTCAGCTCGGCGCCCAGTTCTGGGTCACCCCGCTGTTCAACGGCGCGACGCTGCTCCTCGCCGTCGGCATGGCCGGGTATGCCGCGCGCCGTCAGCTGCGTCGGCGACGGACGGAACCCGCCCGGCCCCGCCATGACGTGCCACACACCGCCCCGTGA
- a CDS encoding substrate-binding domain-containing protein, which yields MSSHRTTALGSAVVLAVVATVLAGCERGTSTGAGSFSPGPARTGCPAVLARARTTVERAMTTRSTWDGPTTGPRAVAGKRIVYVAQTMNNPGVAGAANGVQEAARAIGWQVRVIDGQGTPAGIQAAFSQALALRPSGIVIGGFDPHLTSQQVAKAGAAHIPLVGWHAVDSPGPSRNPALFSNVTTRVQDVARSSADWIIVHSHGHAGVVVFTDDSIPFARNKSELIKKELATCSGVTLLAEENIPIADTSSRTPQEVSSLLSRFRDSWTHSAAINDVYFADAAPALRAARKKGGGVPFNIGAGDGDPSAFQRINSGQFQAATVPEPFAQQGWQILDEFNRAFAGRPASGYVAPVHIATAANSGGATTWNPPGYRAAYLKIWGK from the coding sequence GTGTCCTCGCACCGCACCACCGCCCTCGGCAGCGCCGTCGTTCTGGCCGTGGTGGCCACCGTCCTCGCCGGCTGCGAGCGCGGCACCTCGACCGGCGCCGGGTCCTTCTCGCCGGGGCCGGCACGGACCGGTTGCCCTGCCGTCCTGGCCAGGGCCCGGACGACCGTGGAGCGGGCCATGACGACCCGCTCCACGTGGGACGGCCCCACCACCGGCCCCCGGGCGGTGGCCGGCAAACGGATCGTCTATGTCGCGCAGACCATGAACAACCCCGGTGTCGCGGGCGCCGCCAACGGCGTGCAGGAGGCCGCGCGGGCCATCGGCTGGCAGGTCCGGGTGATCGACGGCCAGGGCACCCCCGCGGGGATCCAGGCGGCCTTCAGTCAGGCCCTCGCCCTGCGGCCCTCGGGCATCGTCATCGGCGGCTTCGACCCGCATCTGACGTCGCAGCAGGTGGCGAAGGCCGGCGCGGCGCACATCCCGCTCGTCGGCTGGCACGCCGTCGACTCCCCCGGCCCGAGCAGGAACCCCGCCCTCTTCAGCAACGTCACCACCCGGGTCCAGGACGTCGCGAGGAGCAGCGCGGACTGGATCATCGTGCACTCCCACGGCCACGCCGGGGTCGTCGTGTTCACCGATGACTCGATCCCGTTCGCCAGGAACAAATCCGAGCTGATCAAGAAGGAGCTGGCCACCTGCTCCGGCGTGACGTTGCTGGCGGAGGAGAACATCCCGATCGCGGACACCAGCAGCCGGACCCCCCAGGAGGTCTCCTCGCTGCTCTCCCGCTTCCGGGACAGCTGGACCCACTCCGCCGCCATCAACGATGTGTACTTCGCCGATGCCGCCCCGGCACTGCGCGCCGCACGCAAGAAGGGCGGCGGCGTCCCCTTCAACATCGGTGCCGGCGACGGCGATCCGTCCGCCTTCCAGCGCATCAACAGCGGTCAGTTCCAGGCCGCCACCGTTCCTGAACCGTTCGCCCAGCAGGGCTGGCAGATCCTCGACGAGTTCAACCGCGCCTTCGCCGGCAGGCCGGCCAGCGGCTACGTCGCCCCCGTGCACATCGCCACGGCCGCCAACAGCGGCGGCGCCACGACATGGAACCCGCCGGGCTACCGCGCGGCGTATCTGAAGATCTGGGGGAAGTGA